The proteins below come from a single Larimichthys crocea isolate SSNF chromosome II, L_crocea_2.0, whole genome shotgun sequence genomic window:
- the acadm gene encoding medium-chain specific acyl-CoA dehydrogenase, mitochondrial has protein sequence MLLNKLLKASVRSGVRLQRSSTAAASASASHGSHVASGFAFELTDQQKEFQQLARKFAREEIVPAAPAYDRSGEYPVPIIKKAWELGLMNGHIPQDYGGMGLTIFDNCLITEELAYGCTGVQTAIEANSLGQMPVILAGSDAQKRKYLGRMTEEPLMCAYCVTEPGAGSDVAGIKTRAVKTGDEYVVNGQKMWITNGGKANWYFLLARTNSDPKCPASKAFTGFIVDADTPGIQVGRKEMNMGQRCSDTRGITFEDVRIPKENVLVAEGAGFKIAMGAFDNTRPPVAAGATGLAQRALDEATNYALERKTFGKVIAEHQAVSFLLAEMAMKVELARMAYQRSAWEVDQGRRNTYYASIAKAFAGDIANQVASDAVQVFGGNGFNSEYPVEKLMRDAKIYQIYEGTAQIQRLIIAREHLGKYMK, from the exons ATGCTGCTCAACAAG ctgctcaaaGCCAGTGTGCGGTCCGGGGTCCGACTGCAGAGATCCAGCACTGCTGCAGCCAGTGCTTCAGCATCTCACGGCAGCCATGTAGCATCCGGCTTTGCATTTG AGCTCACAGATCAACAAAAGGAGTTCCAACAGCTGGCGAGGAAGTTTGCACGTGAAGAGATCGTCCCCGCTGCGCCAGCTTATGACAGGAGTGGTGAA TATCCTGTCCCCATCATCAAGAAAGCATGGGAGCTCGGTCTGATGAACGGACACATTCCACAGGATTATG GTGGAATGGGCTTGACAATCTTCGACAACTGCCTCATCACAGAAGAGTTGGCTTACGGCTGCACAGGAGTACAGACTGCCATCGAAGCAAACTCTCTGGGA CAAATGCCTGTTATTTTAGCTGGCAGCGATGCACAGAAGAGGAAATACCTGGGAAGGATGACCGAGGAGCCTCTCATGTGT gcGTACTGTGTCACAGAGCCGGGGGCGGGCTCTGATGTGGCCGGCATTAAGACCAGAGCTGTGAAGACGGGCGACGAGTACGTTGTTAACGGGCAGAAGATGTGGATCACCAATGGTGGGAAAGCGAACTG GTACTTCCTGCTGGCCCGCACTAACTCGGATCCTAAATGTCCAGCCAGCAAAGCTTTTACCGGCTTCATTGTGGATGCTGATACTCCTGGAATTCAAGTAGGGAGGAAG GAGATGAACATGGGACAGAGGTGCTCTGATACCAGAGGCATCACCTTTGAGGATGTGAGGATACCGAAGGAGAACGTCCTGGTCGCAGAGGGGGCCGGCTTCAAAATTGCCATGGGTGCCTTTGACAACACGAGACCACCG GTGGCGGCAGGAGCGACAGGCTTGGCACAGAGGGCGCTCGATGAAGCTACAAATTACGCGCTGGAGAGGAAGACGTTTGGAAAAGTTATCGCTGAG CACCAGGCCGTGTCCTTCCTTCTGGCTGAGATGGCAATGAAGGTGGAGCTGGCCAGGATGGCATACCAGAGGTCTGCCTGGGAAGTGGACCAGGGCCGCAGAAACACCTACTACGCCTCCATCGCCAAAGCCTTCGCTGGAGACATCGCCAATCAGGTGGCCAGTGATGCTGTTCAAGTATTTGGAGGCAACGGCTTCAACAGCGAATACCCGGTAGAGAAACTGATGAGAGACGCCAAGATCTACCAG ATCTATGAGGGCACAGCTCAGATCCAAAGACTCATCATTGCCCGAGAACACCTGGgaaaatacatgaaatga